Proteins encoded by one window of Vigna radiata var. radiata cultivar VC1973A chromosome 5, Vradiata_ver6, whole genome shotgun sequence:
- the LOC106761356 gene encoding cytokinin dehydrogenase 3 gives MVAENHPSPTYFILLLITITRLISTVGKTSQWNTVLPAELAGVDEDVFHKLRGDSEALQGRASKDYGNIAREVPLAVFHPASAQDIARLLKASYREAVPFKVAARGQGHSTRGQAMARGGVVVDMAGFRERGSGVGIRVSNTVDPSVGYFHYADVGGEQLWIDVLHATLEHGLAPLSWTDYLYLTVGGTLSNAGISGQTFRFGPQISTVREMDVITGKGESVTCSSQTNSELFHAVLGGLGQFGIITRARIALAPAPKRVKWVRLLYNEFSAFTKDQEQLISITGRKQNIAVDYVEGSLLMHQGPINNWRSSFFPLADHGRIISLVTQHSVLYCLEIAKYYDGQSENNVDKELQVLLQELSYIPGFYYEKDVSYVEFLNRVRSGELKLQSQGLWDVPHPWLNLFIPKSQIMDFDSGVFKNIILKRNITTGPVLVYPMNRNKWDNRMSASIPDEDIFYTVGFLHSSGFDNWKDYDTQNKEIVQFCNDAGINIKQYLPHYRTQEDWTKHFGPKWRTFVERKQQFDPRMILSPGQRIFNN, from the exons ATGGTAGCTGAGAACCACCCTTCCCCCACATACTTCATCCTCTTGCTCATAACAATCACGCGTTTGATCTCCACTGTCGGAAAAACCTCCCAATGGAACACTGTTTTACCTGCCGAGCTTGCCGGAGTAGACGAGGATGTCTTTCACAAGCTCCGAGGAGACTCGGAAGCTCTTCAGGGAAGAGCTTCTAAGGACTACGGCAACATAGCTCGGGAAGTCCCACTGGCGGTCTTCCACCCGGCGTCGGCGCAGGACATCGCACGGCTGCTCAAGGCGTCGTACAGGGAGGCTGTCCCCTTCAAGGTGGCGGCGAGGGGACAAGGGCACTCCACGCGGGGGCAGGCGATGGCACGTGGCGGCGTGGTGGTGGACATGGCAGGGTTCAGAGAGAGGGGCAGTGGGGTGGGGATAAGGGTGAGCAACACGGTGGACCCTTCGGTTGGTTACTTTCACTACGCTGATGTCGGAGGGGAGCAACTTTGGATCGATGTTCTTCACGCCACTCTCGAGCATGGACTTGCACCTCTCTCTTGGACTGATTACTTGTACTTGACAGTGGGAGGAACTCTCTCCAATGCTGGCATCAGTGGCCAAACCTTCCGCTTTGGTCCTCAAATCTCCACTGTTCGTGAAATGGATGTCATCACTG GAAAGGGAGAATCTGTGACCTGCTCTTCTCAGACAAATTCGGAGTTGTTTCACGCTGTTCTTGGAGGTTTAGGACAGTTTGGAATTATAACAAGGGCAAGAATTGCTCTTGCGCCAGCTCCCAAGAGG GTTAAATGGGTTAGACTTTTGTACAATGAGTTTTCTGCTTTTACAAAAGACCAAGAACAATTAATCTCAATCACtggaaggaaacaaaatattGCTGTTGATTATGTGGAAGGGTCGTTGCTGATGCACCAAGGACCCATAAATAATTGGAGATCTTCTTTCTTCCCTTTAGCCGACCATGGTCGAATAATTTCACTAGTAACTCAACACAGCGTCCTCTATTGCCTAGAAATTGCCAAATATTATGATGGCCAAAGTGAAAACAATGTGGACAAG GAACTCCAAGTTTTACTCCAAGAACTGAGCTACATCCCAGGATTTTACTACGAAAAAGATGTCTCATACGTTGAGTTCTTGAACAGAGTCCGAAGTGGAGAGTTGAAGCTACAGTCACAGGGACTGTGGGATGTTCCTCACCCTTGGCTTAATTTGTTCATACCAAAATCTCAAATCATGGATTTTGACTCAGGCGTGTTCAAGAACATCATCCTTAAACGAAACATCACCACAGGACCTGTCTTGGTTTATCCCATGAATAGAAACAA gtGGGACAATAGGATGTCAGCATCAATACCAGACGAGGATATCTTCTACACAGTTGGGTTTTTGCATTCAAGTGGGTTTGATAATTGGAAGGACTATGATactcaaaataaagaaattgtgCAGTTTTGTAATGATGCTGGGATCAATATTAAGCAATATCTTCCCCACTACCGCACACAAGAAGATTGGACAAAGCATTTTGGCCCTAAATGGAGGACTTTTGTAGAAAGAAAACAGCAGTTTGATCCTAGAATGATTCTATCACCTGGACAAAGAATCTTTAACAATTAA